One region of Microbacterium sufflavum genomic DNA includes:
- a CDS encoding MFS transporter: protein MPPLSPASASPGWRAWTIWSVGVAAYVLAITNRTSLGAVGVEAADRFQADASTLALFAVVQLAVYGGMQIPIGVLLDRYGSRPIITIGMLLMAAGQLTMALSPSVGIAIVARVLLGAGDAAVFPAVLRLVATWFPAQRGPLMVQFTGIIGQAGQLIALVPVAALLHATSWSITFGSIAGLGLLFTVLVWFVIRNHPPERGADVTVNTDTGVVRVVTSAIDTGVGIRAAWAHPGTRLAFWSHFTTPFAGTAFVLLWGMPFLTVGEGLRPAAAAGIISIYVVAGMVLGPVIGDLSRRLPNHRSLALVLPAVGVQAAAWIAVIALPGPAPAWLLTVLAVALATGGPASMIAFDHARTHNPSHRLSTATGVTNAGGFIAALLAIFLIGLLLDVQGAGTPETYSLDAFRLAFLAPLPLWALGVTFILIERKRTRIRMGLDPERRRRSPLG from the coding sequence GTGCCGCCCCTCTCCCCCGCATCCGCCTCTCCGGGGTGGCGCGCGTGGACCATCTGGTCGGTCGGTGTCGCCGCCTACGTGCTCGCGATCACCAACCGCACCTCGCTGGGGGCCGTGGGTGTCGAGGCGGCGGATCGCTTCCAGGCCGACGCATCCACCCTCGCGCTGTTCGCCGTCGTCCAGCTGGCGGTCTATGGCGGGATGCAGATCCCGATCGGCGTGCTCCTCGACCGCTACGGGTCGCGGCCCATCATCACGATCGGGATGCTGCTCATGGCGGCCGGGCAGCTCACCATGGCGCTGTCCCCCAGCGTCGGCATCGCCATCGTCGCGCGTGTGCTCCTGGGCGCGGGCGACGCCGCGGTATTCCCCGCCGTGCTGCGCCTCGTGGCGACCTGGTTCCCCGCGCAACGCGGACCGCTCATGGTGCAGTTCACCGGGATCATCGGTCAGGCGGGGCAGCTCATCGCCCTGGTACCCGTCGCTGCACTGTTGCACGCGACCAGCTGGAGCATCACGTTCGGCAGCATCGCCGGGCTCGGACTGCTATTCACGGTGCTGGTCTGGTTCGTCATCCGCAACCATCCGCCGGAGCGGGGCGCGGACGTGACGGTGAACACGGACACCGGCGTCGTCCGCGTCGTCACGTCCGCCATCGACACCGGCGTCGGAATCCGGGCGGCGTGGGCGCACCCGGGAACCCGCCTCGCGTTCTGGTCCCACTTCACCACCCCGTTCGCCGGCACGGCCTTCGTCCTCCTCTGGGGCATGCCGTTCCTCACCGTCGGCGAAGGGCTTCGGCCCGCGGCTGCCGCTGGGATCATCTCGATCTACGTGGTCGCCGGAATGGTCCTGGGGCCGGTGATCGGCGATCTGTCGCGGCGCCTTCCGAACCACCGTTCCCTCGCCCTCGTGCTCCCGGCTGTCGGGGTGCAGGCGGCGGCATGGATCGCGGTGATCGCCCTCCCCGGGCCGGCTCCGGCGTGGCTGCTCACCGTGCTCGCCGTCGCCCTGGCCACCGGGGGCCCGGCATCGATGATCGCGTTCGATCACGCCCGCACCCACAACCCGAGCCACCGGCTGAGCACCGCCACCGGCGTCACCAACGCGGGGGGCTTCATCGCCGCACTCCTCGCGATCTTCCTGATCGGGCTGCTCCTCGACGTGCAGGGCGCAGGCACGCCCGAGACCTACTCCCTCGACGCATTCCGGCTGGCGTTCCTCGCGCCCCTCCCCCTCTGGGCGCTGGGTGTGACCTTCATCCTGATCGAACGCAAGCGCACACGCATCCGCATGGGCCTGGATCCCGAGCGACGCCGGCGCTCGCCCCTAGGATGA
- a CDS encoding DUF885 domain-containing protein — protein MTSAPRTPSAIDKVADDWVDTIAVLAPTLGTYIGRSEVNDRFGDLSPEGHEEVAAATRATLDKLSALEPVDAIDEVTKTDLSAELRLDLELHDAKWHLRDLNVIASAAQDVRAVFDLMPTSTVDDWEVISTRLAAVPGALRGYVETLRTGIAEGVTPARRQVAEVATQIDRYIADDGFFAAFVAHADPDEGQLPASLARTLADNSAAARVAYGELRRFLAEELAPEAGEQDAVGRELYALNSRRFLGATIDLDETYEWGREELARMVAEQTAIANEILPGASVEEAVAHLEGDPARKLVGTEALQAWMQETSDRAVAELGASHFDIPEAIRTLECMIAPTQEGGIYYTAPTDDFSRPGRMWWSVPEGVTEFDTWRELTTVYHEGVPGHHLQIAQAVYNRAELNSWRRLLAGTSGHAEGWALYAERLMEQLGYLDDPADRLGMLDGQRMRAARVVLDIGVHLGKPRLDGEGVWDADYALDFLRRNVNMSDQFVQFEVNRYLGWPGQAPSYKVGQRIWEQVRDAVEQAECDAFSFKDFHKRALDLGGVGLDTLRSALLPR, from the coding sequence ATGACTTCCGCACCCCGCACCCCCTCCGCCATCGACAAGGTCGCCGATGACTGGGTCGACACCATCGCCGTGCTCGCCCCGACCCTGGGCACCTACATCGGTCGCTCGGAGGTCAACGATCGATTCGGCGACCTGAGCCCGGAAGGCCACGAAGAGGTCGCCGCGGCGACCAGGGCGACGCTCGACAAGCTGTCCGCGCTCGAGCCCGTCGACGCGATCGACGAAGTCACGAAGACCGACCTGAGCGCCGAGCTGCGCCTGGACCTCGAACTGCACGACGCGAAGTGGCATCTGCGCGACCTCAACGTGATCGCCTCCGCGGCGCAGGACGTCCGCGCCGTGTTCGACCTGATGCCGACGTCGACGGTCGACGACTGGGAGGTCATCTCGACCCGTCTCGCGGCGGTCCCTGGTGCCCTGCGCGGGTACGTCGAGACGCTGCGCACGGGGATCGCCGAGGGGGTCACGCCCGCACGGCGCCAGGTCGCGGAGGTCGCGACGCAGATCGACCGCTACATCGCCGACGACGGGTTCTTCGCGGCCTTCGTCGCGCACGCCGACCCCGACGAGGGGCAGCTGCCCGCGTCGCTCGCGCGCACGCTCGCCGACAACTCCGCCGCCGCGCGCGTGGCCTACGGCGAACTGCGCCGCTTCCTCGCCGAGGAGCTCGCCCCCGAGGCGGGGGAGCAGGATGCGGTCGGACGCGAGCTCTATGCCCTCAACTCGCGTCGGTTCCTCGGGGCGACGATCGACCTCGACGAGACGTACGAGTGGGGCCGCGAGGAACTCGCTCGGATGGTCGCCGAGCAGACGGCGATCGCGAACGAGATCCTCCCGGGAGCATCGGTCGAGGAGGCCGTCGCTCACCTCGAGGGCGATCCCGCACGCAAGCTCGTGGGCACGGAGGCACTGCAGGCGTGGATGCAGGAGACCAGCGACCGCGCGGTCGCGGAGCTCGGCGCCTCGCACTTCGACATCCCCGAAGCGATCCGCACGCTCGAGTGCATGATCGCCCCGACGCAGGAGGGCGGGATCTACTACACCGCTCCCACGGACGACTTCTCCCGCCCCGGTCGCATGTGGTGGTCGGTTCCCGAGGGCGTGACCGAGTTCGACACCTGGCGTGAGCTCACGACGGTGTACCACGAGGGAGTTCCCGGTCACCACCTGCAGATCGCCCAGGCCGTGTACAACCGCGCCGAGCTGAACTCCTGGCGCCGGCTGCTGGCGGGAACGTCCGGTCATGCGGAGGGTTGGGCGCTGTACGCCGAGCGTCTGATGGAGCAGCTCGGGTATCTGGACGACCCCGCCGACCGCCTCGGCATGCTCGACGGACAGCGCATGCGCGCCGCTCGGGTGGTGCTCGACATCGGAGTGCACCTCGGCAAGCCCCGCCTCGACGGCGAAGGTGTCTGGGACGCGGATTATGCACTCGACTTCCTGCGCCGCAACGTGAACATGTCGGACCAGTTCGTGCAGTTCGAGGTGAACCGCTACCTCGGTTGGCCGGGGCAGGCGCCGTCCTACAAGGTCGGTCAGCGCATCTGGGAGCAGGTGCGGGATGCGGTCGAGCAGGCGGAGTGCGACGCGTTCTCCTTCAAGGACTTCCATAAGCGCGCACTCGACCTGGGCGGCGTCGGTCTCGACACGCTGCGCAGCGCTCTGCTTCCGCGCTGA
- a CDS encoding formylglycine-generating enzyme family protein translates to MSDIELTRLPAGEVTLHDARTRSTRQVTLEPFLLGVFPVTEEQLADVLGVAVRHPRRPAADVSWLRAVHFCNAASEWEGFDPVYRFDGEDVTWDTTADGYRLPTEAEWEFACRAGSAGPHYAPLADAAWTAADHVSAPQDVGGKLPNLHGLFDTLGNVWEWCWDLLDPARYDDYRVFRGGGFADEVWSVRASVRRGGAPRMHHDDVGFRVARGGFDHEGEAQGWSAAGDRARASVDGPLPGGWTPRRR, encoded by the coding sequence GTGAGCGACATCGAGCTGACGCGCCTTCCCGCCGGAGAGGTCACACTGCACGATGCACGGACGCGTTCGACGCGGCAGGTAACCCTGGAGCCGTTCCTGCTCGGCGTCTTCCCGGTGACGGAGGAGCAACTGGCCGACGTGCTGGGCGTCGCCGTGCGACATCCCCGCCGCCCGGCCGCCGACGTGAGCTGGCTGCGAGCCGTGCACTTCTGCAATGCGGCGTCGGAGTGGGAGGGCTTCGACCCCGTGTACCGCTTCGACGGCGAGGACGTGACCTGGGACACGACGGCGGACGGGTACCGGTTGCCGACCGAGGCGGAGTGGGAGTTCGCGTGCCGTGCCGGCTCCGCGGGCCCGCACTATGCACCACTCGCCGATGCGGCGTGGACAGCGGCTGATCACGTCTCCGCGCCGCAGGACGTCGGCGGGAAGCTGCCCAACCTCCACGGGCTGTTCGACACGCTCGGCAACGTGTGGGAGTGGTGCTGGGACCTGCTCGACCCTGCGCGGTACGACGACTATCGCGTCTTCCGCGGGGGCGGGTTCGCCGACGAGGTGTGGAGCGTGCGTGCGTCCGTCCGCCGCGGGGGAGCGCCCCGGATGCACCATGACGACGTGGGCTTCCGCGTCGCTCGCGGCGGCTTCGACCACGAGGGAGAGGCCCAGGGGTGGTCGGCCGCCGGCGACCGCGCGCGCGCCTCCGTCGACGGGCCGCTGCCGGGCGGCTGGACGCCCCGCCGCCGCTGA
- a CDS encoding SGNH/GDSL hydrolase family protein encodes MRFVAIGDSFTEGVGDVLPDGRERGWADIAAQGWADAAGHPIQYANLAIRGKLAWPIVEQQLEPALALRPTHLSFNGGGNDMLRPRADPEHIADAFSRVLRRCDEEGVTMILLSGANPSGQLPMGSLVQRRGDLLSEAVLRRIEDRPDVIRALNWPDRELSKPPYWSEDRLHMNAAGHHRVAARVLHALGFEPPEAWWAPLDRPGLGPSGLAYYREFVGPWVRRRVTRTSSGDGRTAKYPTWIECTPA; translated from the coding sequence GTGCGATTCGTGGCGATAGGCGACTCCTTCACGGAGGGCGTGGGGGATGTGCTGCCCGACGGGCGCGAGCGCGGATGGGCGGACATCGCGGCACAGGGGTGGGCCGACGCCGCCGGTCACCCGATCCAGTACGCCAACCTCGCGATCCGCGGCAAGCTCGCCTGGCCGATCGTGGAGCAGCAGCTCGAGCCCGCGCTGGCGCTGCGCCCCACCCATCTGTCGTTCAACGGGGGCGGCAACGACATGCTCCGTCCGCGGGCCGATCCCGAGCACATCGCCGACGCGTTCAGCCGCGTGCTCCGGCGCTGCGACGAGGAGGGCGTCACCATGATCCTGCTCTCCGGAGCGAACCCGAGCGGCCAACTGCCCATGGGGTCGCTCGTGCAACGCCGGGGCGACCTGCTGTCGGAGGCCGTGCTGCGCCGCATCGAGGATCGCCCTGATGTGATCCGCGCCCTGAACTGGCCGGACCGCGAGCTCTCGAAGCCGCCGTACTGGTCGGAGGACCGCCTGCACATGAACGCCGCCGGACATCACCGGGTGGCTGCGCGGGTGCTCCACGCACTGGGTTTCGAACCCCCGGAGGCCTGGTGGGCGCCACTCGACCGCCCGGGTCTCGGCCCGTCGGGTCTCGCGTACTATCGCGAGTTCGTGGGTCCCTGGGTGCGTCGCCGGGTCACCCGCACCTCCTCGGGTGACGGGCGCACGGCGAAGTACCCGACCTGGATCGAGTGCACGCCCGCGTGA
- a CDS encoding MFS transporter produces MANTALPSRTSLAQRLDVLPFTRRHLRVLSGSGVGWALDAMDVGLISFIIAALTQQWDLSKGEAGLIASIGFVGMAVGATLGGLLADRFGRRQVFALTLLVYGVATGASALVGGVAALLVLRFFVGLGLGAELPVASTYVSEFAPARIRGRLIVILEAFWAVGWTASALIGFLVIPASESGWRWAFAVGAIPAVYALIVRWGLPESPRWLASRGRIAEADRIVSAFEAEAGMTAAPAIRKEPASRAIAATAGARLATLWNREFRVRTLCLWLVWLSVNFAYYGAFIWIPSILVDAGFDLVRSFGFTLIITLAQLPGYAVAAWLIEVWGRRVTLSVFLLGSAVSAVLFGTASTEAAIIATGMALSFFNLGAWGALYAVTPEIYPTSLRGTGAGWAAGIGRIASVVAPIAAPVLLLAGGAPVLFVVFAACFLLAAGASWGLVDRRGAALDDR; encoded by the coding sequence ATGGCCAACACCGCCCTGCCGAGCCGCACCTCGCTCGCCCAGCGCCTCGATGTCCTCCCGTTCACGCGCCGGCACCTGCGAGTGCTCTCCGGCTCCGGGGTGGGGTGGGCGCTGGACGCGATGGACGTCGGTCTCATCTCGTTCATCATCGCGGCTCTCACGCAGCAGTGGGACCTGTCGAAGGGCGAAGCGGGGCTCATCGCATCGATCGGCTTCGTCGGCATGGCTGTGGGGGCGACGCTCGGGGGACTGCTCGCCGACCGGTTCGGCCGTCGTCAGGTGTTCGCCCTGACGCTCCTCGTGTACGGCGTCGCCACCGGAGCGAGCGCCCTCGTCGGGGGAGTGGCGGCCCTGCTGGTGCTGCGCTTCTTCGTCGGCCTCGGACTGGGCGCCGAGCTTCCCGTGGCCTCGACGTACGTCAGCGAGTTCGCCCCGGCACGCATCAGGGGACGCCTGATCGTGATCCTCGAAGCGTTCTGGGCCGTGGGCTGGACCGCCTCCGCGCTGATCGGCTTCCTCGTGATCCCGGCGTCGGAGTCCGGGTGGCGCTGGGCGTTCGCGGTGGGTGCGATCCCCGCCGTCTACGCGCTCATCGTGCGGTGGGGCCTTCCGGAGTCGCCGCGCTGGCTCGCCTCGCGCGGCAGGATCGCGGAGGCCGACCGGATCGTGTCCGCCTTCGAGGCCGAGGCGGGGATGACGGCGGCCCCCGCGATCCGCAAGGAGCCGGCCTCGCGGGCGATCGCCGCCACGGCCGGGGCGAGGCTCGCGACGCTGTGGAACCGGGAGTTCCGCGTGCGCACGCTCTGTCTGTGGCTGGTGTGGCTGTCCGTGAACTTCGCGTACTACGGAGCGTTCATCTGGATTCCGAGCATCCTCGTCGACGCGGGTTTCGACCTCGTGCGGTCGTTCGGCTTCACGCTCATCATCACGCTCGCGCAACTGCCGGGGTACGCGGTGGCCGCGTGGCTGATCGAGGTGTGGGGGCGCCGCGTCACGCTGTCGGTGTTCCTCCTCGGCTCGGCCGTCTCCGCCGTGCTCTTCGGCACCGCGAGCACCGAGGCCGCGATCATCGCGACCGGTATGGCGCTGTCGTTCTTCAACCTCGGCGCCTGGGGGGCACTGTACGCGGTGACACCGGAGATCTATCCGACCTCGCTGCGGGGGACGGGCGCCGGATGGGCCGCGGGCATCGGCCGCATCGCCTCGGTCGTGGCACCGATCGCGGCCCCGGTGCTGCTCCTCGCGGGTGGTGCGCCGGTGCTCTTCGTCGTCTTCGCCGCCTGTTTCCTCCTCGCGGCGGGGGCGTCGTGGGGGCTCGTGGATCGACGCGGTGCAGCCCTCGACGACCGCTGA
- a CDS encoding arginase family protein: MSSPFSLILSQGRVADRTDGALVGARLVADALSALLGTDAQVVGTPDASRQDDWSEALPAAATTLTGLRHAVDTAISSGATPLLVTNTCAASLGTLPAVAEHHPDAVVLWIDAHGDFNTPDTTGSGYLGGMVLAAACGLWDSGHGAGVDPRQVVVVGGRDIDPAEAELLAANGVTVLSPGESTPERLRELVAGRPVWIHVDWDVLEPGYIPAAYRVGDGLLPHQIAALFASLPAESVRGVELAEFEAGDAEVPERVSVELVLETVQHLLR, encoded by the coding sequence ATGTCCTCCCCGTTCTCGCTCATCCTGTCCCAGGGCCGTGTGGCCGACCGCACCGACGGGGCCCTGGTGGGCGCCCGGCTCGTGGCCGACGCCCTGTCCGCGCTCCTCGGCACTGACGCGCAGGTGGTGGGCACTCCCGACGCTTCCCGCCAGGACGACTGGAGCGAGGCGCTGCCTGCCGCGGCGACGACGCTCACGGGCCTGCGTCACGCCGTCGACACAGCGATCTCCTCGGGCGCGACCCCGCTGCTCGTGACGAACACCTGCGCCGCGAGCCTCGGCACCCTCCCGGCCGTCGCGGAGCATCACCCCGATGCGGTCGTGCTGTGGATCGACGCGCACGGCGACTTCAACACACCGGACACGACCGGATCGGGCTACCTCGGCGGCATGGTGCTCGCGGCCGCCTGCGGGCTCTGGGACAGCGGTCACGGTGCCGGGGTGGATCCGCGCCAGGTGGTCGTGGTGGGCGGGCGCGACATCGACCCCGCGGAGGCCGAGCTGCTGGCGGCCAACGGCGTCACGGTGCTCAGCCCGGGGGAGAGCACCCCGGAGCGACTCCGGGAGCTCGTCGCCGGACGACCCGTGTGGATCCACGTGGACTGGGACGTGCTCGAGCCCGGGTACATCCCCGCCGCGTACCGCGTGGGCGACGGGCTGCTCCCGCACCAGATCGCCGCGCTGTTCGCCTCGCTCCCGGCTGAGAGTGTCCGCGGTGTCGAGCTGGCGGAGTTCGAAGCGGGCGACGCCGAGGTCCCGGAGCGCGTCAGCGTGGAGCTCGTCCTCGAGACCGTCCAGCACCTGCTGCGCTGA
- a CDS encoding LLM class flavin-dependent oxidoreductase: MDIEFGLDTFGDITRDQDGELLTAAQTIRNVVAQAELADAVGVDFFGVGEHHRREFAVSSPEMVLAAIAGRTKSIRLGTAVTVLSSDDPVRVFERFATLDALSDGRAEVVLGRGSFIESFPLFGYDLRDYDTLFEEKLDLFVHLLEEKPVTWSGTMRASLENADVFPKTEKGLRTWVGVGGSPESVVRVARHGLGLMLAIIGGPAARFRPFVDLYHRSVASFGTTSHPVAVHSPGHIADTDAEAWDAAYSGFEAMNNTIGRERGWPPYSRARFQNDVGPEGALYAGSPDRVATKIADTVTTLGLGRFDLKYATGTLSHEAMMRSIELYGTEVIPRVRRLLADRD, translated from the coding sequence ATGGACATCGAATTCGGGCTGGACACCTTCGGGGACATCACGCGGGATCAGGACGGCGAGCTGCTCACGGCGGCGCAGACGATCCGCAACGTCGTCGCTCAGGCGGAACTGGCCGATGCGGTCGGCGTCGACTTCTTCGGCGTGGGGGAGCACCACCGTCGCGAGTTCGCGGTGTCGTCTCCGGAGATGGTGCTCGCGGCGATCGCGGGCCGGACGAAGAGCATCCGTCTCGGCACCGCCGTGACCGTGCTGTCCTCCGATGATCCCGTCCGGGTGTTCGAGAGGTTCGCCACGCTCGACGCGCTGTCCGACGGTCGCGCCGAGGTCGTGCTCGGTCGCGGCTCCTTCATCGAGTCGTTCCCGCTCTTCGGCTACGACCTGCGCGACTACGACACGCTGTTCGAGGAGAAGCTCGACCTGTTCGTGCACCTCCTGGAGGAGAAGCCGGTGACCTGGTCGGGCACCATGCGGGCATCGCTGGAGAACGCCGACGTCTTCCCGAAGACCGAGAAGGGTCTGCGGACGTGGGTCGGCGTCGGCGGCAGTCCGGAGTCGGTCGTGCGCGTGGCACGCCATGGTCTGGGATTGATGCTCGCGATCATCGGCGGACCGGCCGCGCGGTTCCGGCCCTTCGTCGACCTGTACCACCGCTCCGTCGCCTCGTTCGGCACGACGTCGCACCCCGTCGCGGTGCACTCGCCGGGACACATCGCCGACACGGACGCCGAGGCCTGGGACGCCGCGTACTCGGGCTTCGAGGCGATGAACAACACCATCGGACGCGAGCGTGGATGGCCGCCGTACAGCCGTGCGCGCTTCCAGAACGACGTGGGGCCGGAGGGCGCGCTCTATGCCGGTTCGCCTGATCGCGTGGCGACGAAGATCGCCGACACGGTGACGACGCTCGGCCTCGGCCGCTTCGACCTCAAGTACGCCACCGGCACCCTGTCGCACGAGGCGATGATGCGCAGCATCGAGCTGTACGGCACCGAGGTGATTCCGCGCGTGCGGCGCTTGCTGGCCGACCGCGACTGA
- a CDS encoding DUF4232 domain-containing protein, producing MASAPPSAPSRLDESDRRRIARLPRGVTAGLILAALWLLAGGAARLWGSDIVVTRLLSFFGVGPVQANTWGLPAAWTPVLLVLVAAVLASVTWFVSDRVAPSGRGIWALWFAAVIAGAVLGLGLDAIRAISYLQDFGLRGLTVAVVESAPVTTYWAVMSGWIPAVLLGRRDGQAAPPVRARTALISALVSVALFVVGGGLADDARQQDIIRENAAQQATTDDTGALIDPTAVGDPVAETAPGVGAPTLQTDACTGDRATLLLGAADGATGHRAQAIHLVNVSEQPCVIEGYPDIAFADQNGHALDVEVVPGSSFLATDDGSATITVPPQGQATAVLGWDANATAGALVARQLYAARLPGLERGSWPVELDIVAGSTVEVTAWKLDTSAGAAP from the coding sequence ATGGCCTCCGCTCCCCCCTCGGCTCCTTCCCGTCTCGACGAGTCGGACCGGCGGCGGATCGCTCGCCTCCCCCGTGGCGTCACGGCCGGTCTGATCCTCGCCGCGCTGTGGCTGCTCGCCGGAGGTGCCGCGAGGCTCTGGGGCTCCGACATCGTGGTCACCCGACTCCTCAGCTTCTTCGGCGTCGGTCCCGTCCAGGCCAACACCTGGGGCCTCCCGGCGGCATGGACGCCTGTCCTGCTCGTGCTCGTGGCGGCGGTGCTGGCATCGGTCACCTGGTTCGTGTCCGACCGCGTCGCTCCATCCGGCCGCGGCATCTGGGCTCTGTGGTTCGCCGCCGTCATCGCGGGGGCCGTGCTCGGGCTCGGGCTGGACGCGATCCGGGCGATCTCGTACCTGCAGGACTTCGGCCTGCGCGGACTCACCGTGGCCGTGGTGGAAAGCGCTCCCGTGACGACGTACTGGGCGGTGATGAGCGGCTGGATCCCGGCCGTCCTCCTCGGCCGTCGTGACGGGCAGGCGGCTCCGCCGGTTCGAGCGCGCACCGCGCTGATCAGTGCGCTCGTCAGCGTCGCGCTGTTCGTCGTCGGCGGCGGGCTCGCCGACGACGCGCGACAGCAGGACATCATCCGTGAGAACGCCGCACAACAGGCGACGACGGACGACACCGGCGCGCTCATCGATCCGACCGCCGTCGGCGATCCCGTCGCCGAGACCGCTCCGGGCGTCGGTGCACCGACCCTCCAGACCGACGCCTGCACCGGCGACCGCGCCACGCTGCTCCTCGGTGCAGCGGACGGAGCCACAGGACACCGGGCCCAGGCGATCCACCTGGTCAACGTGAGCGAGCAGCCGTGCGTGATCGAGGGCTATCCGGACATCGCCTTCGCCGACCAGAACGGACACGCGCTCGACGTCGAGGTGGTTCCGGGATCGTCGTTCCTCGCCACGGACGACGGGAGCGCCACGATCACCGTTCCCCCGCAGGGACAGGCGACCGCGGTGCTCGGCTGGGACGCCAACGCGACCGCGGGGGCGCTCGTGGCACGGCAGCTCTACGCAGCTCGCCTTCCGGGGCTGGAGCGCGGTTCGTGGCCGGTCGAGCTCGACATCGTCGCGGGATCCACCGTCGAGGTCACGGCGTGGAAGCTCGACACGTCCGCCGGGGCAGCCCCGTAG